A genomic window from Gallus gallus isolate bGalGal1 chromosome 33, bGalGal1.mat.broiler.GRCg7b, whole genome shotgun sequence includes:
- the LOC121108038 gene encoding olfactory receptor 14A16-like produces the protein MTAYETQEAKGFTAAWCGFLLLALADTRQLQLLHFWLLLGIYLAALLGNGLISTAVACDHRLHTPMYFFLLNLALLDLACISTTLPKAMANALWHTRAISYAGCAAQVFFLLFLLSAETFLLTIMSYDRYVAICKPLHYGTLMDSRACATMAAAAWGAGLLYSLLHTATTFSMCLCHGNAVDQFFCEIAQILKLSCSKSDYLREVGIIYFSLCLIFGCFVFIVVSYMQIFRAVLRMPSEQGRHKAFSTCLPHLAVLSLLVSTGFFAYLKPSSISSPSLDLLVSFLYSVVPPAVNPLIYGLRNQELKAAVSKTYVFNIHKMHASLTGVSR, from the coding sequence ttcctcctcctggcgttggcagacacgcggcagctgcagctcctgcacttctggctcttgctgggcatctacctggctgccctcctgggcaacggcctcatcagcacagctgtagcctgcgaccaccgcctgcacacccccatgtacttcttcctcctcaacctcgccctcctcgacctggcctgcatctccaccactctccccaaagccatggccaatgccctctggcacaccagggccatctcctatgcaggatgtgctgcacaggtcttctttttattattcttacttTCTGCAGAGACTttccttctcaccatcatgtcctatgaccgctacgttgccatctgcaagcccctgcactacgggaccttgatggacagcagagcttgtgccaccatggcagcagctgcctggggcgctgggcttctctattccctgctgcacacgGCCACTACATTTTCCATGTGTCTCTGCCatggcaatgctgtggatcagttcttctgtgaaattgcccagatcctcaagctctcctgctcaaaatctgactacctcagggaagttgggattatttattttagtctttgtttaatctttggttgttttgtcttcattgttgtgtcctacatgcagatcttcagggctgtgctgaggatgccctctgagcagggacggcacaaagccttctccacgtgcctccctcacctggccgtgctctCCCTCTTAGTCAGCACAGGCTtttttgcctacctgaagccttCCTCtatctcctccccatccctggacctgctggtttcatttctgtactcagtggtgcctccagcagtgaatcCTCTCATCTACGGCTTGAgaaaccaggagctcaaggctgcagtgagcaagACATACGTCTTCAACATCCATAAGATGCATGCTAGTCTCACAGGAGTCTCAAGGTAA